In Symmachiella dynata, the following are encoded in one genomic region:
- a CDS encoding sulfatase family protein yields the protein MKFANTVRDRILAGLIVALTGLLSASPVVAEQPPNIIFILADDLGSGDLGCYNPDSKTATPAIDELAAEGMMFRDAHSPSSVCSPTRYGVLTGRYAWRSRLKSGVLWGYSRSLIRPERTTVASFLKTQDYATACVGKWHLGFQASHLNAPDLPPANKVIAGDDPHAVDYSKPLTPGPTTVGFDYFFGIPASLDMDPYVFVENDRPLEQPTDTVAASKHRRQDGGGFWRGGPVAPSFRHVDVLPELAKRATAWIDKQTAEQPFFLYLPLSAPHTPWLPTDEFRGRSAAGDYGDFVMQVDAVVGAVVRALEQGGHAENTLIIVTSDNGSHWPVGDIKKWGHAANLHYRGQKADIWEGGHRVPFIAAWPGHIAPGSVSDETICLTDLLATIAAISDSVLPDDTGEDSFSLLPVLLGKKREHPIRDSTVHHSADGTFAIRSGKWKLIPNNLGSGGFTKPRRVKPQPDGPHGQLYNLEKDPSEQHNVWAEHPEVVLRLSAELAKIRTTGRSRI from the coding sequence GTGAAATTTGCAAATACCGTTCGTGATCGCATCCTAGCAGGGCTGATCGTCGCCCTGACGGGTCTGCTGTCTGCCTCACCCGTCGTTGCCGAACAGCCGCCGAATATTATCTTCATACTCGCCGATGATCTCGGGAGCGGGGATCTGGGGTGTTACAACCCCGACTCCAAAACAGCGACGCCGGCGATTGATGAGTTGGCGGCTGAGGGGATGATGTTTCGCGATGCGCATTCCCCCTCGTCCGTCTGTTCGCCCACGCGGTACGGTGTGCTCACCGGGCGTTATGCGTGGCGGTCGCGATTGAAGTCGGGTGTGCTGTGGGGGTATTCCCGCTCACTGATCCGGCCGGAACGGACAACTGTCGCGTCCTTTCTGAAAACCCAAGATTACGCAACCGCGTGTGTGGGAAAATGGCATCTGGGATTCCAAGCCTCCCATCTCAATGCGCCTGATTTGCCGCCGGCCAATAAAGTGATCGCCGGCGATGATCCGCATGCGGTCGATTACTCGAAGCCGCTCACGCCGGGGCCGACGACTGTGGGGTTTGACTATTTCTTTGGCATCCCCGCCTCGCTCGACATGGATCCGTATGTCTTTGTCGAAAACGACCGCCCATTGGAACAACCGACGGATACCGTGGCTGCGTCGAAACATCGCCGGCAAGACGGCGGCGGATTTTGGCGGGGCGGGCCGGTCGCACCGTCGTTTCGGCATGTCGATGTGCTCCCCGAACTCGCCAAGCGGGCAACCGCTTGGATTGACAAGCAAACCGCTGAACAACCGTTTTTCCTCTACTTACCACTCAGCGCGCCGCACACGCCCTGGCTCCCGACGGACGAATTCCGTGGTCGCTCTGCTGCCGGGGATTACGGCGACTTCGTGATGCAGGTCGATGCTGTCGTCGGGGCGGTCGTCCGCGCACTGGAACAAGGGGGGCATGCGGAGAACACCTTGATCATCGTCACCAGCGACAATGGTTCACACTGGCCGGTGGGGGATATCAAAAAATGGGGCCACGCCGCCAACCTGCATTATCGCGGACAAAAGGCAGACATCTGGGAAGGCGGCCACCGCGTCCCGTTTATCGCCGCCTGGCCCGGCCACATCGCACCGGGATCCGTGAGTGACGAAACGATCTGCCTCACCGATCTACTGGCGACTATTGCTGCCATCAGTGACAGCGTGCTGCCCGACGACACCGGCGAGGATAGTTTTAGTCTCCTTCCCGTGTTGCTGGGCAAAAAACGGGAGCACCCCATTCGCGACTCAACGGTGCACCATTCAGCGGACGGAACATTTGCCATCCGCTCAGGCAAATGGAAACTCATCCCCAACAACCTCGGCTCCGGCGGTTTCACCAAACCACGCCGCGTGAAACCCCAACCCGATGGCCCGCATGGGCAGTTGTACAATCTGGAGAAAGACCCGTCGGAGCAACACAACGTGTGGGCGGAGCATCCGGAGGTGGTACTGCGGTTAAGTGCGGAACTCGCGAAGATTCGTACGACGGGGCGTAGCCGTATATAG
- a CDS encoding thiol-disulfide oxidoreductase DCC family protein, translating to MSKTAAANSSPENQQPPEQPTRPVIFFDGVCGLCDHFVNFIMARDHNRRFLFAPLQGTTAGKLLNLPDDATFDSVVFWDAGKTFQKSSAVVRIFYKLGGFWRVLGALLWVIPRPLRDVGYRLVARWRYRLFGKKEVCRMPKPDERERFLD from the coding sequence GTGAGTAAAACCGCCGCAGCAAACAGTTCGCCGGAAAATCAACAACCGCCGGAACAACCGACGCGGCCGGTGATTTTTTTCGACGGCGTTTGCGGACTGTGCGATCACTTTGTCAATTTCATCATGGCGCGCGACCACAATCGCCGGTTTTTATTCGCCCCCTTGCAAGGGACAACCGCCGGCAAACTCCTCAACCTGCCGGATGACGCCACGTTCGATTCGGTTGTCTTTTGGGATGCTGGAAAGACGTTTCAAAAGTCGTCCGCTGTTGTGCGAATTTTTTACAAGCTGGGGGGATTCTGGCGCGTACTCGGTGCGTTGCTGTGGGTGATCCCTCGGCCGCTGCGCGATGTGGGATATCGTCTAGTTGCCCGTTGGCGCTATCGTCTATTTGGCAAGAAAGAAGTCTGCCGCATGCCGAAACCAGACGAGCGTGAACGGTTTTTGGATTAG
- a CDS encoding acyl-[ACP]--phospholipid O-acyltransferase gives MSQNGQPSASVPYNGLSSRSFVALLVTQFLGAINDNMFRWLVVPIAKVKFEEEGLDANLALSIGLFCFTLPYLLFVPYAGYFADKFSKRTVIVGCKVAEVVIMLVGIAAISIGNTYGLFAVVAMMGAQSALYGPARFGSIPELLRTEDLSTGNGWMGLVTVVSSALGFVGGLLLFGATKPYGTDHLWISTVVLLGVAAVGLMASLMIRRVPAADASKPFPHNPVLDTGRNLQLLWNHKSLLRATLGIAFFWFLASLANINIDPYGTQDLRLPQEEIWPLLVVLVAGVGFGSVLAGIWSGGKVELGIVPLGAVGIVLSSFLLYRAGSAADFPAGDVAQRAMIESCVWLFFLGISAGLFNIPLEAFLQHRSSSENRGTILAAANFVTFAGMLLVSLLFPVMQGQLNMSASQVFLASGIGTIPVLIYIFTLLPGATIRFMFWLLTRTVYRVRLNGQHNLPETGGALIVANHVSWVDGLLILTSSSRLIRFLVYADYTKNPGLNWLTRTMKAIPIKGDGGPKAMVRALQVAKEAVENGELVCIFAEGRITRTGQLQPFQRGLMRIVAGTDAPIIPVYLDELWGSIFSYSGGKLFWKWPRHWPYLISIHFGKPIQKPENVSQVRQAVQQLGVHAMEQRKGRQMVLPRQFLRNCRKGMFRLKISDSTGQECTGGQTILRSLVLKRLLDREVLSPDENMVGVLIPPSVGATLVNAALSISRRVPVNLNYTVSSEIMNSCIRQCGIKHVLTSRKVMEKLDLELDAEVVYLDDLKDKVTTADKLISAAQTYLLPAAILERILGLTKIKSDDLLTIIFTSGSTGDPKGVMLTQHNISTNVEAVDQVFRFTNKDTILGILPFFHSFGFTGNLWLTLTRSMAITYHVSPLDARVIGKLAQKYKATVLISTPTFLRTYLKRCTPENFATIDLVICGAEKMPLDVAQAFEDKFGARPIEGYGTTELSPVVAANIPSHRSAMTNHAGVKEGTVGHPVPGVAAKIVDPETGEDLGIDTPGMLLISGPNVMKGYLNRPEQTAEVIRDGWYVTGDIAKIDSDGFIQITDRLSRFSKIAGEMVPHLQIENALQDFLSQTDTEEDDMQVKAVVTAVPDERKGERLVVVHLPLSQSPDEICQQLKAAGLPNLFIPSPDSFVEVQEIPVLGTGKLDLKGLKQVAVDHFAPSATS, from the coding sequence ATGAGTCAGAATGGTCAACCAAGCGCGTCCGTCCCTTACAACGGTCTCTCGTCGCGAAGCTTTGTGGCCTTGCTGGTCACACAGTTCTTAGGCGCGATCAACGACAACATGTTTCGCTGGCTGGTCGTTCCGATTGCGAAGGTCAAATTTGAGGAAGAAGGCCTCGACGCCAACCTGGCTTTGTCGATTGGGTTGTTCTGCTTCACCCTGCCCTACTTATTGTTCGTCCCCTATGCTGGTTATTTTGCCGACAAGTTCAGCAAGCGGACCGTCATCGTCGGCTGCAAGGTGGCGGAAGTCGTGATCATGTTGGTGGGCATTGCCGCGATCTCCATTGGCAACACATACGGTCTGTTTGCGGTGGTTGCCATGATGGGGGCGCAAAGCGCGCTGTACGGCCCCGCCCGATTCGGCAGCATTCCCGAATTGCTTCGCACCGAGGACCTCTCCACTGGCAACGGCTGGATGGGCTTAGTGACCGTGGTCTCTTCAGCACTTGGTTTTGTCGGCGGCTTGCTATTGTTCGGCGCGACCAAACCGTACGGGACCGATCATTTGTGGATTTCCACCGTCGTGTTGCTGGGCGTCGCCGCAGTTGGATTGATGGCCAGCTTGATGATCCGCCGCGTACCAGCCGCTGATGCGAGCAAACCATTTCCGCACAATCCGGTCCTCGACACAGGCCGCAACTTACAGCTTCTGTGGAACCACAAGTCACTACTCCGTGCGACTTTGGGAATTGCCTTTTTTTGGTTCCTAGCATCGCTGGCGAATATCAACATCGATCCCTATGGAACGCAGGATCTCCGTCTCCCTCAAGAGGAAATCTGGCCGCTCTTGGTGGTATTGGTTGCGGGAGTCGGCTTTGGGAGCGTGTTGGCCGGAATCTGGTCTGGTGGCAAGGTCGAGCTAGGCATCGTGCCGCTCGGCGCCGTCGGCATCGTGCTCAGCTCCTTTTTGCTTTATCGGGCTGGCAGCGCGGCTGATTTTCCCGCTGGCGATGTGGCACAGCGCGCGATGATCGAATCGTGCGTCTGGTTGTTTTTTCTGGGAATCAGCGCCGGACTGTTCAACATTCCGCTGGAAGCCTTTCTACAACACCGCAGTTCGTCCGAAAATCGCGGGACAATTCTCGCCGCGGCGAATTTCGTGACCTTCGCGGGAATGTTGTTGGTCTCGCTGTTGTTTCCCGTCATGCAGGGCCAACTCAACATGAGCGCCAGCCAAGTATTCTTGGCCTCGGGAATCGGGACCATACCGGTACTGATCTATATCTTTACATTGCTTCCCGGCGCGACAATTCGGTTTATGTTTTGGTTGCTCACCCGGACCGTCTATCGGGTTCGCCTCAACGGACAACACAATTTGCCCGAAACCGGCGGCGCGTTAATTGTGGCCAATCATGTCTCGTGGGTCGATGGTTTATTAATCCTGACTAGTTCCTCCAGACTAATCCGCTTCCTGGTTTATGCCGATTACACGAAAAATCCAGGCCTCAATTGGTTGACGCGGACGATGAAGGCGATTCCCATAAAGGGAGACGGCGGTCCCAAAGCCATGGTCCGCGCTCTGCAGGTGGCTAAAGAAGCTGTCGAAAACGGAGAACTCGTTTGCATTTTCGCCGAAGGACGAATCACACGCACCGGACAACTACAGCCATTTCAACGTGGTCTCATGCGAATCGTCGCCGGGACCGATGCCCCCATCATACCTGTCTATCTCGATGAATTGTGGGGCAGTATTTTTAGCTATTCGGGCGGGAAACTCTTCTGGAAATGGCCGCGTCATTGGCCGTATCTCATCTCAATTCACTTCGGGAAACCGATTCAAAAACCTGAAAACGTCAGCCAAGTACGGCAGGCGGTCCAGCAGCTGGGAGTTCATGCAATGGAACAACGCAAGGGACGGCAAATGGTCTTGCCACGGCAATTTCTGCGGAACTGTCGCAAGGGGATGTTTCGACTGAAAATCTCCGACTCCACCGGCCAAGAATGCACCGGCGGGCAAACCATTTTGCGCTCATTGGTTCTCAAACGGCTCTTAGACCGCGAGGTGCTCAGCCCCGATGAGAATATGGTCGGCGTCTTGATTCCCCCATCCGTAGGCGCCACGCTCGTCAACGCGGCTCTGAGCATCTCCCGTCGTGTGCCGGTGAACCTCAACTACACCGTCTCGTCGGAAATCATGAATTCCTGCATCCGGCAATGCGGTATCAAACACGTGCTCACCAGCCGCAAGGTCATGGAAAAGCTCGACCTCGAGCTGGATGCCGAAGTCGTCTATTTGGACGATCTGAAAGACAAAGTCACCACAGCGGACAAACTGATCTCTGCTGCTCAGACCTATTTACTCCCCGCCGCCATTTTAGAACGCATCTTGGGTTTGACCAAAATCAAATCCGACGACCTGCTGACAATCATTTTCACATCCGGATCGACCGGAGACCCCAAGGGGGTCATGCTCACGCAGCACAATATCTCGACCAACGTCGAGGCGGTCGACCAGGTGTTTCGCTTTACGAACAAAGACACAATTCTGGGAATTCTACCCTTCTTCCATTCCTTTGGTTTTACCGGCAATCTGTGGCTGACACTCACCCGAAGCATGGCGATCACCTACCATGTCAGCCCGCTCGATGCGCGGGTGATCGGCAAACTGGCCCAGAAATATAAAGCGACCGTCCTGATTTCGACGCCGACATTTTTGCGGACTTATCTCAAACGCTGCACACCAGAGAATTTTGCCACGATCGATTTGGTGATTTGCGGCGCCGAAAAAATGCCTCTCGATGTTGCGCAGGCTTTTGAAGACAAATTCGGCGCCCGGCCGATTGAAGGCTACGGCACGACCGAACTTTCCCCGGTCGTCGCTGCCAATATCCCCAGCCATCGATCTGCGATGACCAACCATGCCGGGGTCAAAGAAGGGACCGTTGGGCATCCTGTTCCCGGTGTCGCCGCCAAGATCGTTGATCCCGAAACAGGCGAGGATCTGGGAATCGATACGCCGGGCATGTTACTGATTAGCGGACCGAATGTCATGAAGGGCTACTTAAATCGCCCAGAACAGACAGCCGAGGTCATTCGCGATGGTTGGTATGTCACCGGCGATATTGCGAAAATCGATTCCGACGGGTTCATTCAAATCACCGACCGCCTCAGCCGCTTCTCAAAAATCGCCGGCGAGATGGTTCCGCACTTGCAAATCGAAAACGCACTTCAGGATTTCCTCAGTCAAACAGACACCGAAGAAGACGACATGCAGGTCAAGGCGGTGGTGACCGCTGTACCCGATGAACGCAAAGGGGAGCGGTTGGTCGTCGTGCATTTACCGTTATCGCAAAGTCCCGATGAAATTTGCCAACAATTAAAAGCGGCCGGCCTCCCGAACCTATTTATTCCTTCGCCAGACAGCTTTGTCGAGGTTCAGGAAATCCCAGTCCTGGGCACGGGCAAACTGGATTTGAAGGGCCTAAAACAAGTCGCCGTCGATCATTTCGCCCCTTCCGCCACTAGTTGA
- a CDS encoding biotin--[acetyl-CoA-carboxylase] ligase, with translation MEEGGRPFDLERIIAETFVAEIDYHDTVESTNDVALAHCRRRAIDGPLLVLAAQQTRGRGRGANSWWSVDGSLTFSLIISPAGLGLSQERWPQASLTTGLSVCLALDDVVPGIRSALKWPNDVFLDGRKVCGILVEVGEGSTQSLVLGIGINVNNGFADAPPELTAIATSLTDATGREFDRTEVLIALLKQFETQFRRLATNDPQLPADWQQRCALQGLTVTIETPTDRRTGRCAGIDSQGALLLHTVDGPAQFFGGVITSFE, from the coding sequence GTGGAGGAGGGTGGACGTCCCTTTGATCTTGAGCGGATCATTGCGGAAACATTCGTCGCGGAGATCGACTATCACGACACGGTCGAATCCACCAATGACGTTGCACTGGCACATTGCCGTCGCCGCGCAATAGACGGTCCGCTGTTGGTCTTGGCAGCACAACAAACTCGCGGTCGCGGGCGAGGTGCCAATTCGTGGTGGTCCGTAGATGGTTCGCTCACATTTTCGCTGATTATCTCCCCGGCCGGATTGGGATTAAGCCAAGAACGCTGGCCACAGGCATCGCTGACAACCGGGTTGTCGGTCTGTTTGGCCTTAGACGATGTCGTGCCCGGCATTCGCTCCGCCCTGAAATGGCCCAACGATGTCTTTCTCGATGGCCGCAAAGTTTGCGGCATCCTCGTCGAGGTGGGAGAAGGTTCGACACAATCACTCGTGTTGGGTATCGGCATCAATGTCAACAATGGCTTTGCGGATGCCCCGCCGGAACTGACGGCAATTGCGACTTCATTAACCGATGCGACCGGCCGAGAATTTGACCGGACGGAGGTGCTCATCGCTCTGCTCAAACAATTCGAAACCCAATTCCGCCGTTTGGCGACTAACGATCCCCAATTGCCGGCAGACTGGCAACAACGTTGTGCACTGCAGGGCCTGACTGTCACGATTGAGACTCCGACTGATCGAAGAACCGGTCGTTGCGCGGGTATTGATTCACAGGGAGCGCTGTTGCTGCACACCGTCGACGGCCCGGCGCAATTCTTTGGTGGCGTCATCACCAGCTTCGAATGA
- a CDS encoding PSD1 and planctomycete cytochrome C domain-containing protein: MLWRCTAVLFLLAGMLVCCPSPSCAEETTTDYLRDIKPLLKRACYRCHGAAKQTSGLRLDTARAALIGGDAGEAVVPGESAESLLYQVISGSEDYEQMPPEGEGERLKPDEVALIKRWIDGGAKFPEQETPEESAGSDHWSFQKPRRPEVPKTKNSAWIRNAIDAFVLARLEEKQIAPSPEADRITLIRRLTFDLLGLPPTPEEVQQFLADTSPDAYEKLVDRLLASPHYGERWGRHWLDAARYADSNGYTIDGSRNMWHYRDWVINALNADMPFDQFTIQQIAGDMLPDATREQMIATGFHRNTLINEEGGTDQEQFRIDAVADRLHTTGAVWLGLTLECARCHTHKYDPITQREYYEMFAFFDADDDYDLNFPPPADKSADFQKKLDKFNGEIAELDKKIAKAYGTPAEENGELKKLINTRTRKMRSKPKSPAGWAMVMKQREQPRVTHVHKRGNFLDPGDEVTAAVPAVLPPLPKSESHNRLDFAHWLVDGNNPLTARVTVNRMWQHYFGSGLVQTENDFGTQGERPSHPQLLDWLATEFIARGWSMKAMHKLIVTSATYRQASIYREVVAQVDPANRLLARQARLRLEAEIIRDAALATSGLLTRTIGGTGVFPPQPDGVYAFTQNDKKWKANTGPERYRRGMYTYFWRSQPFPALMTFDFPESNVTCTRRVRSNTPLQALTLANDIAFVETARALAQRILKEASPDDEERIRFAFQLCLAREPSSLEMRRLALLIRQQREAFTADQQAAAKLLATDQPTDETIELAAWTTFSRVLMNLDEFITRE; encoded by the coding sequence ATGCTGTGGCGGTGTACGGCGGTTTTGTTCCTCTTGGCTGGAATGCTGGTATGTTGTCCATCACCCAGCTGCGCCGAAGAAACAACCACTGATTACCTCCGCGACATCAAACCGCTGCTCAAGCGCGCCTGTTATCGCTGTCACGGTGCGGCGAAACAGACTTCGGGACTGCGTTTGGACACGGCTCGCGCCGCTTTGATTGGCGGCGATGCTGGGGAAGCGGTTGTTCCAGGTGAGAGCGCCGAGAGTTTGCTGTATCAGGTCATCAGCGGTTCTGAAGACTACGAGCAAATGCCTCCCGAAGGGGAAGGCGAACGTTTGAAGCCGGACGAAGTGGCGCTCATCAAACGTTGGATCGATGGTGGCGCTAAATTCCCCGAACAAGAAACCCCGGAAGAGAGCGCCGGTTCGGATCACTGGTCGTTCCAAAAACCGCGACGGCCTGAAGTCCCGAAGACGAAAAACTCTGCATGGATCCGCAATGCAATCGATGCCTTCGTGCTGGCCCGTTTGGAAGAGAAACAAATCGCTCCCTCGCCCGAAGCAGATCGGATCACGCTGATTCGCCGGCTCACATTTGACTTACTGGGTTTGCCCCCCACGCCCGAGGAAGTGCAACAGTTTCTGGCCGATACCAGTCCTGATGCCTATGAGAAACTGGTTGATCGCTTGTTGGCATCTCCGCACTACGGGGAGCGTTGGGGGCGACACTGGCTGGATGCGGCGCGCTATGCCGACAGCAACGGGTATACAATCGATGGCTCGCGCAATATGTGGCATTACCGCGATTGGGTGATCAATGCGCTCAACGCTGATATGCCGTTTGACCAATTTACGATCCAGCAAATCGCCGGCGACATGTTGCCCGATGCGACTCGCGAACAAATGATCGCCACCGGGTTTCATCGCAATACGTTGATCAACGAAGAGGGAGGCACCGACCAGGAACAGTTCCGCATTGATGCCGTCGCTGATCGGCTGCATACCACCGGCGCGGTTTGGTTGGGTTTGACGTTGGAATGTGCCCGCTGTCACACGCACAAGTACGACCCCATCACCCAGCGGGAATACTACGAGATGTTCGCCTTCTTTGACGCGGACGATGACTACGATCTCAACTTCCCACCCCCGGCCGACAAGTCAGCGGATTTTCAAAAGAAACTCGATAAGTTCAACGGCGAAATTGCTGAGTTGGATAAGAAAATCGCCAAAGCTTACGGCACCCCCGCTGAGGAGAACGGCGAGCTAAAAAAATTGATCAACACCCGGACGCGCAAAATGCGCTCCAAGCCCAAAAGCCCCGCCGGCTGGGCAATGGTGATGAAACAGCGCGAGCAGCCTCGCGTGACGCACGTTCACAAGCGCGGGAATTTTCTGGATCCTGGGGACGAAGTCACCGCGGCCGTGCCCGCTGTGTTGCCGCCGTTGCCAAAGTCCGAATCACACAATCGTCTCGATTTCGCGCATTGGCTGGTCGACGGCAACAATCCGCTCACTGCCCGGGTCACCGTGAACCGGATGTGGCAACATTATTTTGGTAGCGGTCTCGTGCAAACGGAAAATGATTTCGGCACGCAGGGCGAACGGCCGTCGCATCCGCAATTGCTCGATTGGTTGGCGACGGAATTCATCGCCCGCGGCTGGAGTATGAAGGCGATGCACAAATTGATCGTCACCTCGGCCACCTACCGACAAGCATCGATCTATCGCGAGGTGGTCGCACAGGTCGATCCCGCCAACCGGCTATTGGCCCGTCAGGCCCGTTTGCGATTGGAAGCGGAAATCATTCGCGATGCGGCGCTGGCTACAAGTGGATTATTGACCCGTACAATCGGCGGCACAGGTGTGTTTCCGCCACAACCCGACGGCGTGTACGCTTTCACGCAAAACGATAAAAAATGGAAAGCCAACACAGGTCCCGAGCGTTATCGTCGTGGGATGTATACGTATTTCTGGCGATCACAGCCGTTCCCCGCGCTGATGACGTTTGACTTCCCCGAATCAAACGTCACTTGCACCCGCCGCGTCCGTTCCAATACACCGTTGCAAGCACTGACGTTGGCCAACGATATTGCTTTTGTGGAAACCGCGCGGGCGCTTGCTCAGCGGATTCTCAAAGAAGCTTCACCAGACGACGAAGAACGGATTCGCTTCGCCTTTCAACTCTGCTTGGCCCGAGAACCGAGCTCGTTGGAGATGCGACGATTGGCCTTACTGATCCGCCAACAACGCGAGGCCTTCACCGCTGACCAGCAAGCCGCTGCTAAATTGCTGGCAACGGATCAACCGACTGACGAGACGATTGAACTTGCCGCCTGGACGACTTTTTCACGCGTGTTGATGAACCTCGATGAATTCATCACACGGGAGTGA
- a CDS encoding DUF1501 domain-containing protein, protein MHDQTPELLDQTRRHFFSQCRYGLGAMALGSLLAGDGATPVRADVQSNPLAPRPPHFAPKAKRVIFMFMAGGPSQLELFNPRPKLTELSGQVIPQSYVENKRFAFLNKDAKLLGSPQKFARHGESGQLISACLPYLSTIADKIAIVNSMTTDVFNHGPAKFFVNTGSARFGRPSIGAWVTYGIGSESTDLPGFVVLQSGPRGPRGGAPLWGSGFLPTTYQGVPFRSGKEPILNLSSPQGIDLNRQREFVDAVHDLNEMRRAVTADPEIATRISSYEMAYRMQSSARALMDISGETRDTLDDYGIEGDKPSFARNCLLARRLIESGSRFVQLYHTDWDHHGGPGFEINKALNQRCHEVDRPSAALVKDLEQRGLLKDTLVIWGGEFGRTPQGEDRNGLLGRDHHIDAYSMWMAGGGIKGGQTLGQTDELGYYAVEDRVHVHDFQATLLHLLGLDHLKLTHRFQGRDFRLTDVHGEVVEKLLA, encoded by the coding sequence ATGCACGACCAAACTCCTGAATTGTTGGATCAAACGCGGCGACATTTCTTCTCCCAATGCCGTTACGGGCTGGGAGCGATGGCGCTCGGATCGTTGTTGGCCGGTGACGGGGCGACGCCGGTGCGAGCCGACGTGCAAAGCAATCCGCTCGCTCCACGACCACCACACTTCGCCCCCAAAGCCAAACGGGTGATCTTTATGTTCATGGCGGGCGGCCCGAGCCAACTGGAGCTGTTCAATCCCCGTCCCAAACTGACCGAACTTTCCGGACAGGTGATCCCCCAGTCGTACGTTGAGAACAAACGTTTCGCCTTTCTCAATAAAGACGCCAAACTCCTCGGCTCGCCGCAGAAATTTGCTCGGCACGGCGAATCGGGTCAACTGATCTCCGCATGCTTGCCTTATTTGTCGACGATCGCTGATAAAATCGCCATCGTCAATTCGATGACGACCGATGTCTTCAATCACGGCCCCGCCAAGTTCTTCGTCAACACCGGCTCCGCACGATTCGGGCGGCCCAGCATCGGGGCGTGGGTGACCTACGGTATCGGCAGCGAATCGACCGACTTGCCCGGCTTCGTCGTCCTACAATCTGGTCCCCGCGGCCCGCGCGGCGGCGCGCCGCTCTGGGGAAGCGGATTTTTGCCCACGACGTATCAGGGCGTTCCCTTCCGCAGCGGCAAGGAACCGATCCTCAACCTCTCCTCGCCGCAGGGCATCGATTTGAATCGCCAGCGCGAATTCGTTGATGCAGTCCACGATTTGAATGAGATGCGGCGAGCGGTCACGGCCGATCCCGAAATCGCCACGCGGATTTCGTCCTACGAGATGGCTTACCGCATGCAGAGCAGCGCGCGGGCCTTGATGGATATTTCCGGCGAGACCCGCGACACATTGGACGACTACGGTATCGAAGGGGACAAACCTTCCTTCGCCCGCAACTGCCTGTTGGCTCGTCGGCTCATCGAAAGCGGCAGCCGGTTTGTGCAGTTGTACCACACCGATTGGGACCACCACGGCGGACCGGGGTTTGAAATCAACAAAGCCCTCAACCAGCGGTGCCACGAAGTTGACCGTCCCTCGGCGGCGCTGGTCAAAGATCTCGAACAGCGCGGTCTGCTCAAGGACACGCTCGTGATCTGGGGCGGAGAATTCGGCCGCACCCCGCAAGGCGAAGACCGCAACGGACTGCTGGGCCGCGACCACCACATCGACGCCTATTCCATGTGGATGGCCGGCGGCGGCATCAAAGGGGGCCAAACCCTCGGACAGACCGACGAGCTAGGCTACTACGCCGTCGAAGACCGCGTCCACGTCCACGACTTCCAAGCCACGTTGCTGCACCTGCTGGGCCTCGACCACCTAAAACTCACCCACCGCTTCCAAGGCCGCGACTTCCGGCTGACGGATGTGCATGGGGAGGTGGTGGAGAAGCTGTTGGCGTGA
- a CDS encoding M48 family metallopeptidase, translating into MLTCVGIWSGCQTVPVTGRKQFLILPEHIEITMGATAYDGLMAEEQLSRNQAAQAMVNRVGERIAAVSGRPDFEWEFRLIESDQMNAFALPGGKTAVYEGILPVCQNEAGLAVVMSHEIAHALARHGGERMRDSTSIEAAQKALDYLTKDSDEFQQKFLLGLYGAGTKYGIALPNSRAQEAEADKIGLVLLAKAGYDPREAPGFWDRFAAMKSGDQPLEFLSTHPSDANRAAALRELLPNALEHYEAAPVKYASGEMIDIPRSSGLIEQVGGVETDGAGGSGE; encoded by the coding sequence ATGCTAACTTGTGTCGGGATTTGGTCCGGTTGCCAAACCGTGCCGGTCACCGGACGCAAGCAGTTTCTGATCCTGCCCGAACATATTGAAATCACCATGGGGGCGACAGCCTACGATGGGCTAATGGCCGAAGAGCAACTGTCACGCAACCAAGCCGCGCAGGCGATGGTCAATCGCGTGGGAGAACGCATCGCCGCGGTTTCGGGGCGTCCCGATTTTGAGTGGGAATTCCGGCTGATTGAATCGGATCAAATGAACGCCTTCGCCCTGCCCGGCGGAAAGACCGCTGTTTACGAGGGGATTCTTCCCGTCTGTCAAAACGAAGCAGGACTGGCGGTGGTGATGTCGCACGAGATCGCCCATGCATTGGCGCGGCACGGTGGCGAGCGAATGCGTGATTCGACAAGCATCGAAGCTGCCCAGAAGGCATTGGACTACCTCACCAAGGATTCCGATGAATTCCAACAAAAATTCCTGTTGGGGCTCTATGGTGCTGGCACAAAGTATGGAATCGCGCTTCCCAACAGCCGGGCCCAAGAAGCCGAAGCGGATAAAATTGGCTTGGTTTTGTTAGCCAAGGCGGGTTATGACCCGCGGGAAGCTCCGGGGTTTTGGGATCGTTTTGCCGCGATGAAGTCGGGTGATCAGCCGTTGGAATTCCTGTCCACGCACCCTTCGGATGCGAATCGAGCAGCGGCGCTACGCGAGTTGTTGCCCAATGCCTTGGAACATTATGAAGCCGCTCCGGTCAAATATGCCTCCGGTGAGATGATCGACATCCCTCGTAGTTCAGGGCTGATTGAACAAGTTGGAGGAGTTGAAACCGACGGTGCCGGCGGTAGCGGCGAATAG